The Microbacterium sp. Nx66 genome contains a region encoding:
- a CDS encoding fatty acid desaturase family protein gives MRQTYAGNADFPPLARAYRDVQQVVKETGLLQRTPVFYSLVGAALVVAFAGCVAGFLLLGDSWFQLLIAAALGIVFTQVAFLAHEAAHRQILSTGPANFRLARVLAGIIGMSYHWWDSKHTRHHGNPNQVGKDPDIQVDTISFLEEDAAQSRGIVRLITRKQGWLFFPLLTLEGLNLHFLGLKHLMTRKNVKGRWIELGLIVLRFAVLLVPLFLLLPVGMAFAFLGVQLAVFGVYMGASFAPNHKGMPVIAPDAKLDFFSKQVRTSRNIRGGWWVTGLMGGLNHQVEHHLFPNMSRLHLSKARGIVRDYCAANGIPYTETSLGRSYAIVIAYLNRVGLAARDPFDCPAAAQLRRA, from the coding sequence GTGCGTCAGACCTATGCCGGCAACGCGGACTTCCCGCCGCTCGCCCGGGCCTACCGGGACGTGCAGCAGGTCGTGAAGGAGACCGGGCTCCTGCAGCGGACGCCCGTGTTCTACTCGCTCGTCGGCGCCGCGCTGGTCGTCGCCTTCGCCGGTTGCGTCGCCGGATTCCTGCTCCTCGGTGACAGCTGGTTCCAGCTGCTCATCGCCGCCGCCCTGGGCATCGTCTTCACGCAGGTCGCGTTCCTCGCCCATGAGGCCGCGCACCGCCAGATCCTCTCCACAGGACCGGCGAACTTCCGCCTGGCCCGCGTGCTCGCCGGCATCATCGGCATGAGCTACCACTGGTGGGATTCCAAGCACACCCGCCACCACGGCAACCCGAACCAGGTCGGCAAGGACCCTGACATCCAGGTCGACACCATCTCCTTCCTGGAGGAGGATGCGGCACAGTCGCGTGGCATCGTCCGGCTCATCACGCGGAAGCAGGGCTGGCTCTTCTTCCCCCTTCTGACGCTGGAGGGGCTCAACCTGCACTTCCTGGGTCTGAAGCACCTGATGACGCGCAAGAACGTGAAGGGTCGCTGGATCGAGCTCGGACTCATCGTGCTGCGGTTCGCCGTCCTCCTCGTGCCGCTGTTCCTCCTGCTGCCCGTCGGCATGGCCTTCGCGTTCCTGGGTGTGCAGCTCGCGGTCTTCGGCGTCTACATGGGCGCATCCTTCGCCCCCAACCACAAGGGCATGCCGGTCATCGCGCCGGACGCCAAGCTCGACTTCTTCTCGAAGCAGGTGCGCACGTCGCGCAACATCCGCGGCGGATGGTGGGTCACCGGGCTCATGGGCGGCCTCAATCACCAGGTGGAGCACCACCTCTTCCCGAACATGTCGCGGCTGCACCTGTCGAAGGCTCGCGGCATCGTGCGCGACTACTGCGCCGCCAACGGCATCCCGTACACGGAGACGAGTCTCGGGCGCTCGTACGCGATCGTCATCGCCTACCTGAACCGGGTGGGCCTGGCGGCGCGCGACCCGTTCGACTGCCCCGCGGCGGCACAGCTCCGTCGCGCCTGA
- a CDS encoding TetR/AcrR family transcriptional regulator has translation MTTATKRAERAGVDKFAIRRRALAEAALEAIAERGFARTGLREIAQHSELSHGALHYYFTDKNDLIAEAVRISKGGLGDRYLAVMEEAETAEDLAAGAAEELARSVHDDARLHRLWYDLRNQSLFESGFGDTIAEVEADLQEAIWRVVERYSELRGRPCRFTPLFAYALTDGMMQHALIRHLRGDTEAIARLRVECLDLFAASV, from the coding sequence ATGACGACGGCGACCAAGAGGGCGGAACGCGCAGGGGTGGACAAGTTCGCGATCCGCCGGCGAGCGCTGGCCGAAGCGGCGCTGGAGGCGATCGCCGAGCGCGGGTTCGCCAGGACGGGACTCCGCGAGATCGCCCAGCATTCGGAGCTCTCGCACGGAGCCCTGCACTACTACTTCACCGACAAGAACGACCTCATCGCGGAGGCCGTGCGGATCTCCAAGGGCGGGCTCGGTGACCGCTACCTCGCCGTCATGGAGGAGGCGGAGACCGCGGAGGACCTGGCGGCCGGCGCCGCGGAGGAACTCGCCAGGAGCGTGCACGACGACGCCCGCCTGCACCGGCTCTGGTACGACCTCCGCAATCAATCGCTGTTCGAGTCCGGCTTCGGCGACACGATCGCGGAGGTCGAGGCCGACCTGCAGGAGGCCATCTGGCGTGTGGTCGAGCGCTACTCCGAGCTGCGCGGTCGGCCCTGCCGCTTCACGCCGCTCTTCGCGTATGCGCTGACGGACGGCATGATGCAGCACGCCCTCATCCGTCACCTCCGCGGTGACACCGAGGCGATCGCGCGCCTGCGCGTCGAATGCCTGGACCTGTTCGCCGCCAGCGTCTGA
- a CDS encoding low temperature requirement protein A — MTAHPTSSPRFRLQPMRPRDPGQPHRAASPLELFFDLVFVVAVSIASAQLHHALSHGDFLHGITSYAMLFFAIWWAWMNFTWFATSFDTDDWPYRIATFVQMAGVLILAAGIPGAFEEGDFTLPVVGYVVMRIAVVAQWLRASRNEGPLRRVALRYALGIAVVQVLWLLFLLIPSGPVQLAAFVVFALIEIAVPVFAERRHQTPWHPHHITERYGLFTLIVLGESLLASANAIIDALDEVEALGPLLAISALAFVVTAALWWIYFWPPHHRAITTLGRSLRYGYTHYFVFAAAAAFSAGIEVELDVMTGESHLAPVAATFTVSIPIAVFLIGIWWVAIRDNADHVVNTVIPVGALLVLLDPFVPVPVALTAAVMVGIVAVLVMRPPIPRGAAATDA, encoded by the coding sequence GTGACCGCGCACCCGACATCGAGTCCTCGCTTCCGTCTGCAGCCCATGCGGCCGCGCGACCCCGGACAGCCGCATCGGGCCGCGAGTCCGCTGGAGCTCTTCTTCGACCTCGTCTTCGTGGTGGCGGTGAGCATCGCCTCGGCGCAGCTGCATCACGCGCTGAGCCACGGCGACTTCCTCCACGGGATCACCTCCTACGCGATGCTCTTCTTCGCGATCTGGTGGGCGTGGATGAACTTCACCTGGTTCGCGACCTCGTTCGACACGGACGACTGGCCGTACCGGATCGCCACGTTCGTCCAGATGGCGGGCGTCCTCATCCTCGCCGCCGGGATCCCCGGGGCCTTCGAGGAGGGCGACTTCACGCTCCCCGTGGTGGGCTACGTCGTCATGCGGATCGCGGTGGTGGCGCAGTGGCTGCGCGCCTCGCGGAACGAGGGCCCGCTCCGGCGCGTCGCTCTGCGGTACGCCCTCGGCATCGCCGTCGTGCAGGTGCTGTGGCTTCTGTTCCTGCTGATCCCGTCCGGCCCCGTGCAACTCGCGGCCTTCGTCGTCTTCGCGCTCATCGAGATCGCGGTCCCGGTGTTCGCCGAGCGCCGGCACCAGACACCCTGGCATCCGCACCACATCACGGAGCGCTACGGTCTGTTCACTCTCATCGTGCTCGGCGAGAGCCTCCTCGCCTCCGCCAACGCGATCATCGACGCGCTGGACGAGGTGGAGGCCCTGGGTCCGCTCCTGGCCATCTCGGCCCTCGCCTTCGTCGTGACGGCGGCGTTGTGGTGGATCTACTTCTGGCCGCCCCACCACCGGGCCATCACCACTCTCGGCCGTTCGCTGCGCTACGGCTACACGCACTACTTCGTCTTCGCGGCGGCCGCGGCCTTCTCCGCCGGCATCGAGGTGGAGCTGGACGTGATGACGGGGGAGAGCCATCTCGCTCCCGTGGCGGCCACCTTCACGGTGTCCATCCCGATCGCGGTGTTCCTCATCGGGATCTGGTGGGTCGCCATCCGCGACAATGCCGACCACGTCGTCAACACGGTCATCCCCGTGGGGGCGCTGCTCGTCCTGCTCGACCCGTTCGTGCCCGTGCCGGTGGCGCTGACGGCAGCGGTCATGGTGGGGATCGTGGCGGTGCTGGTGATGCGGCCGCCGATTCCCCGCGGCGCCGCGGCGACGGACGCCTGA
- a CDS encoding intradiol ring-cleavage dioxygenase, translated as MSRIPEPTSTPQGPMYEGRPLDRADEEVVDQGVAFDLRTLMSRRGLLIGGGLGLGAVVLAACAPAATGSSSTTATPTPSAGATASDSAITEIPDETAGPYPGDGSNGPDVLDEAGIIRQDIRSSIDGGATADGVPLSFELQILDLANGGGPFAGVAVYAWHCNAQGEYSLYSSGLEDVSYLRGVQVADEDGRVSFTSVFPGCYSGRWPHIHFEVYPDAASITEASNAIATSQLALPEDACGAVYAETAYAGSADNLARITLTSDNVFSDDGGASQLATTTGSVAGGYTATLVIGVDTTTAPSAGSAPGGSGSGRPPGS; from the coding sequence ATGAGCCGAATCCCCGAACCGACGTCGACGCCGCAGGGGCCCATGTACGAAGGACGACCGCTGGATCGCGCGGACGAAGAGGTGGTCGACCAGGGCGTCGCCTTCGATCTCCGGACGCTGATGAGCCGCCGCGGGCTCCTGATCGGCGGCGGCCTCGGCCTCGGCGCCGTCGTCCTCGCCGCCTGCGCCCCGGCAGCCACCGGCTCGTCGTCGACGACCGCCACGCCCACGCCCAGCGCCGGCGCCACCGCATCGGACTCCGCGATCACGGAGATCCCGGATGAGACCGCCGGTCCCTACCCGGGCGACGGCTCGAACGGTCCCGACGTCCTCGACGAGGCGGGGATCATCCGCCAGGACATCCGCTCGTCCATCGACGGCGGTGCCACCGCGGACGGGGTCCCGCTCTCGTTCGAGTTGCAGATCCTCGACCTCGCGAACGGAGGGGGGCCGTTCGCGGGCGTCGCCGTGTACGCCTGGCACTGCAACGCCCAGGGGGAGTACTCGCTCTACTCGTCGGGGCTCGAGGACGTCTCCTATCTCCGAGGGGTGCAGGTCGCTGACGAGGACGGCAGGGTCTCCTTCACGTCCGTGTTCCCCGGGTGCTATTCGGGGCGGTGGCCCCACATCCACTTCGAGGTCTACCCGGACGCGGCGTCGATCACCGAAGCATCGAACGCGATCGCGACATCCCAGCTCGCGCTGCCCGAAGACGCCTGCGGAGCGGTCTACGCGGAGACGGCATACGCCGGATCGGCGGACAACCTGGCACGGATCACGCTGACCTCCGACAACGTCTTCAGCGACGACGGCGGGGCATCGCAACTCGCGACGACGACGGGGAGCGTCGCCGGCGGCTACACGGCGACGCTCGTGATCGGCGTCGACACCACGACCGCCCCGAGCGCCGGTTCCGCACCGGGCGGGAGCGGGAGCGGACGCCCGCCGGGAAGTTGA
- a CDS encoding sugar transferase, giving the protein MTSVEDALSIARTGFTPITAPRATASVTHAASTPRVSATLERRLQWERRYRMRLRITDAAVILIAVALTATVQLLTGVTVIEAVRNAALLGLAWYLMLSALNSRAAAIFGSGATEYRRVAHAAGLAFGITAIAGVLLEWEGLQPLFFIALPVGMLGLLFARWAWRRWLQRQRLSGRFASRTLVVGATEDVEYVIDSLQKGGENGYHVVGTTLLDRNAGALRIGESIYPVVGDLDTVAPAAAQLGADTIIVASRPEGSPDFVKQLSWQLEGTAAELVLSSRLTDVAGPRISLRQVDGLPLIQVKIPTYEGGVHLLKRALDVLVAAIALIPIALLTPVLSALIKLDSPGPVFFFQERVGRDGRTFKMVKFRSMRTDAEKQLAALKDHNEGAGLLFKMKDDPRVTRVGKVLRKLSLDELPQFWNVLVGDMSVVGPRPPLPSEVTAYDGTVFRRLYIKPGITGLWQVSGRSDLSWDESVRLDLRYVENWSVMNDLQIMWRTAKVMAQPSGAY; this is encoded by the coding sequence ATGACTTCCGTCGAGGATGCTCTGAGCATCGCTCGTACGGGTTTCACGCCGATCACGGCTCCGCGGGCGACCGCGTCGGTGACGCATGCGGCGAGCACGCCGCGTGTCTCGGCGACGCTCGAACGACGCCTGCAGTGGGAGCGTCGCTATCGGATGCGACTGCGGATCACGGATGCGGCTGTCATCCTGATCGCCGTCGCACTGACGGCGACGGTCCAGCTGCTCACCGGCGTCACGGTGATCGAGGCCGTGCGCAACGCCGCATTGCTGGGTCTCGCCTGGTACCTGATGCTGTCGGCGCTCAACAGCCGAGCCGCCGCCATCTTCGGGTCTGGGGCCACGGAGTACCGTCGCGTCGCGCACGCGGCGGGTCTCGCCTTCGGCATCACCGCCATTGCGGGCGTGCTCCTGGAGTGGGAAGGGCTGCAGCCGCTGTTCTTCATCGCGCTCCCGGTCGGCATGCTCGGTCTCCTCTTCGCCCGCTGGGCCTGGCGTCGCTGGCTGCAGCGGCAGCGCCTGTCCGGACGGTTCGCGTCGAGGACACTGGTGGTCGGCGCCACCGAGGACGTCGAGTATGTGATCGACTCCCTACAGAAGGGCGGGGAGAACGGCTACCACGTCGTGGGGACGACGTTGCTGGATCGCAATGCCGGCGCGCTCAGGATCGGGGAGAGCATCTACCCGGTCGTGGGCGATCTGGACACCGTCGCCCCCGCGGCGGCACAGCTCGGGGCGGACACCATCATCGTGGCGAGCCGCCCCGAGGGGTCCCCCGACTTCGTCAAGCAGCTCAGCTGGCAGCTCGAAGGCACGGCCGCCGAGCTCGTCCTCTCGAGCCGCCTGACGGACGTCGCGGGTCCTCGCATCTCGCTCCGCCAGGTCGACGGCCTGCCGCTGATCCAGGTGAAGATCCCGACCTACGAGGGCGGCGTCCACCTGCTGAAGCGCGCCCTCGACGTACTGGTGGCCGCCATCGCGCTGATTCCGATCGCGCTGCTCACACCTGTGCTCAGCGCTCTCATCAAGCTCGACTCTCCGGGGCCCGTGTTCTTCTTCCAGGAGCGTGTCGGCCGGGACGGCCGTACGTTCAAGATGGTCAAGTTCCGTTCCATGCGCACCGACGCCGAGAAGCAGCTCGCGGCGCTGAAGGACCACAACGAGGGCGCCGGCCTCCTCTTCAAGATGAAGGACGACCCCCGCGTGACCCGCGTCGGGAAGGTGCTGCGCAAGCTGTCGCTGGATGAGCTCCCGCAGTTCTGGAACGTGCTGGTCGGCGACATGAGCGTCGTCGGTCCGCGGCCGCCGCTGCCCAGCGAGGTCACCGCTTACGACGGCACTGTGTTCCGCCGCCTGTACATCAAGCCCGGGATCACGGGTCTGTGGCAGGTCTCCGGACGCAGCGACCTGTCGTGGGACGAGAGCGTGCGGCTCGACCTGCGCTACGTGGAGAACTGGTCCGTCATGAACGATCTGCAGATCATGTGGCGCACCGCGAAGGTCATGGCGCAGCCGAGCGGGGCATACTGA
- a CDS encoding cell division initiation protein has translation MSESSGTPRDDERSPDFFDQLIETNPRDTSSSTSAAFTIGFRGYDKGEVDAALASMRAQLQQAADEVAEAKAREAESVDAVKAEEREAREALEAELAAANAKASDAEQQVATLTSELVDMPQADGEEAPSRQQFEAILRVAEEQANVLIQNAAVQADRLMTSAREEVAAQRAEAEADAERIISQAQRDADQVRLKMETEYTAHEARIEREAAHAAEKVSQASQEATAIRTEAEKGAAALRSLVTRETTQLRADAEREVREMNARVLEFEETLTRRQDDAQQEFLVLHNQAVAHAERITTDANEQVTASLEHAQRISAKADGYEKLMRSQAQAIEADAQVRARDILERARVKSQKIVDAVTGHTSTVLRDAEDRARQLRWQQQQLTSFMAEVRELIRPDGIFSDDSLPTEIAVTEATIDEDDENEDDVEASVESFRGDEVLDDELDDDRPLEKITIDVVETDDSKR, from the coding sequence ATGAGCGAATCCTCGGGCACTCCCCGCGACGACGAGCGGTCGCCGGACTTCTTCGATCAGCTGATCGAGACGAATCCCCGCGACACGTCGTCCTCAACCTCGGCCGCATTCACCATCGGATTCCGCGGCTACGACAAGGGCGAGGTCGACGCCGCGCTCGCATCGATGCGAGCCCAGCTCCAGCAGGCGGCCGATGAGGTGGCCGAGGCGAAGGCCCGCGAGGCCGAGTCGGTCGACGCGGTCAAGGCCGAGGAGCGAGAGGCACGGGAGGCCCTCGAGGCCGAGCTCGCCGCGGCGAACGCCAAGGCCTCGGACGCGGAGCAGCAGGTGGCGACGCTCACCTCCGAGCTCGTCGACATGCCGCAGGCCGACGGTGAGGAAGCGCCGTCTCGCCAGCAGTTCGAGGCGATCCTGCGGGTGGCCGAGGAGCAGGCGAACGTCCTCATCCAGAACGCCGCCGTGCAGGCCGACCGCCTGATGACCTCTGCCCGCGAAGAAGTCGCCGCGCAGCGCGCCGAGGCCGAGGCGGATGCCGAGCGCATCATCTCCCAGGCTCAGCGCGACGCCGACCAGGTGCGACTGAAGATGGAGACCGAGTACACGGCCCATGAGGCGCGCATCGAGCGCGAGGCCGCACACGCCGCGGAGAAGGTCAGCCAGGCGTCGCAGGAGGCCACGGCGATCCGCACCGAGGCCGAGAAGGGGGCCGCCGCGCTGCGTTCCCTCGTCACGCGCGAGACCACCCAGCTGCGGGCGGACGCCGAGCGCGAGGTACGCGAGATGAACGCCCGCGTGCTGGAGTTCGAGGAGACCCTCACCCGCCGGCAGGACGACGCGCAGCAGGAGTTCCTGGTCCTCCACAACCAGGCCGTCGCCCACGCCGAGCGCATCACGACCGACGCCAACGAGCAGGTGACGGCCTCGCTGGAGCACGCCCAGCGCATCTCCGCGAAGGCCGACGGCTACGAGAAGCTCATGCGCTCGCAGGCGCAGGCGATCGAGGCCGACGCACAGGTCCGTGCGCGGGACATCCTCGAGCGTGCCCGCGTGAAGTCGCAGAAGATCGTCGATGCGGTGACCGGCCACACCTCCACCGTCCTCCGCGACGCCGAGGACCGAGCCCGTCAGCTGCGGTGGCAGCAGCAGCAGCTCACCAGCTTCATGGCCGAGGTGCGCGAGCTCATCCGGCCCGACGGCATCTTCAGCGACGACAGCCTCCCCACGGAGATCGCGGTGACCGAGGCCACGATCGACGAGGACGACGAGAACGAGGACGACGTCGAGGCGTCCGTCGAGAGCTTCCGCGGAGACGAGGTCCTCGACGACGAGCTCGACGACGACCGTCCGCTGGAGAAGATCACGATCGACGTCGTCGAGACGGACGACTCGAAGCGCTGA